From Corvus moneduloides isolate bCorMon1 chromosome 4, bCorMon1.pri, whole genome shotgun sequence, one genomic window encodes:
- the LOC116442584 gene encoding histone H2B 7 yields the protein MLLCYSEGLGKKTLKMPEPAKSAPAPKKGSKKAVTKTQKKGDKKRKRARKESYSIYVYKVLKQVHPDTGISSKAMSIMNSFVNDIFERIAGEASRLAHYNKRSTITSREIQTAVRLLLPGELAKHAVSEGTKAVTKYTSSK from the coding sequence ATGTTGTTGTGCTACAGCGAAGGTCTcggaaagaaaacattaaagatGCCTGAGCCGGCGAAATCTGCTCCGGCACCGAAGAAAGGTTCTAAGAAGGCGGTCACTAAGACTCAAAAGAAAGGCGACAAGAAGCGCAAGAGAGCAAGGAAAGAGAGCTACTCGATCTACGTGTACAAGGTGCTGAAGCAGGTGCACCCCGACACGGGCATCTCGTCCAAGGCCATGAGCATCATGAACTCCTTCGTCAACGACATCTTCGAGCGCATCGCCGGCGAGGCGTCGCGCCTGGCGCACTACAACAAGCGCTCCACCATCACGTCGCGGGAGATCCAGACGGCCgtgcggctgctgctgcccggcGAGCTGGCCAAGCACGCCGTGTCCGAGGGCACCAAGGCTGTCACCAAGTACACCAGCTCCAAgtaa
- the LOC116442599 gene encoding histone H2B 1/2/3/4/6 — translation MPEPAKSAPAPKKGSKKAVTKTQKKGDKKRKKSRKESYSIYVYKVLKQVHPDTGISSKAMGIMNSFVNDIFERIAGEASRLAHYNKRSTITSREIQTAVRLLLPGELAKHAVSEGTKAVTKYTSSK, via the coding sequence atgCCCGAGCCGGCTAAGTCCGCCCCCGCGCCCAAGAAGGGCTCCAAGAAGGCGGTCACCAAGACCCAAAAGAAAGGAGACAAGAAGCGCAAGAAGAGCCGCAAGGAGAGCTACTCGATCTACGTGTACAAGGTGCTGAAGCAGGTGCACCCCGACACGGGCATCTCGTCCAAGGCCATGGGCATCATGAACTCCTTCGTCAACGACATCTTCGAGCGCATCGCCGGCGAGGCGTCGCGCCTGGCGCACTACAACAAGCGCTCCACCATCACGTCGCGGGAGATCCAGACGGCCgtgcggctgctgctgcccggcGAGCTGGCCAAGCACGCCGTGTCCGAGGGCACCAAGGCTGTCACCAAGTACACCAGCTCCAAGTAG
- the LOC116442592 gene encoding histone H2A encodes MSGRGKQGGKARAKAKSRSSRAGLQFPVGRVHRLLRKGNYAERVGAGAPVYLAAVLEYLTAEILELAGNAARDNKKTRIIPRHLQLAIRNDEELNKLLGKVTIAQGGVLPNIQAVLLPKKTDSHKAKSK; translated from the coding sequence ATGTCCGGCCGGGGCAAGCAGGGCGGGAAGGCGCGCGCCAAGGCCAAGTCGCGCTCGTCGCGGGCCGGGCTGCAGTTCCCCGTGGGCCGCGTGCACCGGCTGCTGCGCAAGGGCAACTACGCGGAGCGCGTGGGCGCCGGCGCCCCGGTGTACCTGGCGGCCGTGCTGGAGTACCTGACGGCTGAGATCCTGGAGCTGGCGGGCAACGCGGCCCGCGACAACAAGAAGACGCGCATCATCCCCCGCCACCTGCAGCTCGCCATCCGCAACGACGAGGAGCTCAACAAGCTGCTGGGCAAGGTGACGATCGCGCAGGGCGGCGTGCTGCCCAACATCCAGGCCGTGCTGCTGCCCAAGAAGACCGACAGCCACAAGGCAAAAAGCAAGTGA
- the LOC116442605 gene encoding histone H4, with protein sequence MSGRGKGGKGLGKGGAKRHRKVLRDNIQGITKPAIRRLARRGGVKRISGLIYEETRGVLKVFLENVIRDAVTYTEHAKRKTVTAMDVVYALKRQGRTLYGFGG encoded by the coding sequence ATGTCTGGTCGGGGTAAGGGCGGCAAGGGGCTCGGCAAGGGCGGCGCCAAGCGCCACCGCAAGGTGCTGCGCGACAACATCCAGGGCATCACCAAGCCGGCCATCCGCCGCCTGGCTCGGCGCGGCGGCGTCAAGCGCATCTCGGGGCTCATCTACGAGGAGACGCGCGGCGTGCTCAAGGTGTTCCTGGAGAACGTGATCCGCGACGCCGTCACCTACACGGAGCACGCCAAGAGGAAGACGGTCACGGCCATGGACGTGGTCTACGCCCTCAAGCGCCAGGGTCGCACCCTCTACGGCTTTGGCGGCTAA
- the LOC116442610 gene encoding histone H4 — MSGRGKGGKGLGKGGAKRHRKVLRDNIQGITKPAIRRLARRGGVKRISGLIYEETRGVLKVFLENVIRDAVTYTEHAKRKTVTAMDVVYALKRQGRTLYGFGG; from the coding sequence ATGTCTGGTCGGGGTAAGGGCGGTAAGGGGCTCGGCAAGGGCGGCGCCAAGCGCCACCGCAAGGTGCTGCGCGACAACATCCAGGGCATCACCAAACCGGCCATCCGCCGCCTGGCTCGGCGCGGCGGCGTCAAGCGCATCTCGGGGCTCATCTACGAGGAGACGCGCGGCGTGCTCAAGGTGTTCCTGGAGAACGTGATCCGCGACGCCGTCACCTACACGGAGCACGCCAAGAGGAAGACGGTCACGGCCATGGACGTGGTCTACGCCCTCAAGCGCCAGGGTCGCACTCTCTATGGCTTTGGCGGCTAA
- the LOC116442581 gene encoding histone H1, which translates to MSETAPVAAPAVSAPGAKAAAKKPKKAASGSKARKPAGPSVTELITKAVSASKERKGLSLAALKKALAAGGYDVEKNNSRIKLGLKSLVSKGTLVQTKGTGASGSFKLNKKPGETKEKATKKKPAAKPKKPAAKKPASAAKKPKKAAAVKKSPKKAKKPAAAAAKKAAKSPKKAAKAGRPKKAVKSPAKAKAVKPKAAKPKAAKPKAAKAKKAAPKKK; encoded by the coding sequence ATGTCGGAGACCGCGCCTGTTGCCGCTCCCGCAGTTTCTGCGCCCGGTGCCAAGGCCGCCGCCAAGAAGCCGAAGAAGGCGGCGAGCGGCTCCAAAGCCCGCAAGCCCGCGGGGCCCAGCGTCACCGAGCTGATCACCAAGGCCGTGTCCGCCTCCAAGGAGCGCAAGGGGCTCTCCCTCGCCGCGCTCAAGAAGGCGCTGGCCGCCGGCGGCTACGATGTGGAGAAGAACAACAGCCGCATCAAGCTGGGGCTCAAGAGCCTCGTCAGCAAGGGCACCCTGGTGCAGACCAAGGGCACCGGCGCCTCCGGCTCCTTCAAGCTGAATAAGAAGCCGGgtgagacaaaagaaaaagcaacgAAGAAAAAGCCAGCTGCCAAGCCTAAGAAGCCGGCGGCTAAGAAGCCCGCCAGCGCTGCCAAGAAGCCCAAGAAGGCGGCGGCGGTGAAGAAGAGCCCCAAGAAGGCCAAGAAGCCGGCAGCCGCCGCAGCTAAGAAGGCGGCCAAGAGCCCCAAGAAAGCCGCAAAGGCCGGCCGCCCCAAGAAGGCAGTGAAAAGCCCGGCTAAGGCCAAAGCGGTGAAGCCCAAAGCAGCCAAGCCTAAGGCAGCCAAGCCCAAAGCAGCCAAGGCAAAGAAGGCGGCGCCCAAAAAGAAGTGA